The following proteins come from a genomic window of Pseudomonas putida:
- a CDS encoding TIGR01777 family oxidoreductase produces MHILLTGGTGLIGQHLCPFWLAQGHRLTVWSRRPDQVARLCGSGVRGIAQLEELAADEPVDAVINLAGAPIADRPWTAARRNVLWASRISLTEQLLGWLGTREQRPEVLISGSAVGWYGDGGERELTEASPPVREDFASQLCIAWEETAQRAQALGLRVVLVRTGLVLASDGGFLSRLRLPFKLGLGGPLGNGRQWMPWVHIDDQVALIDFLLRHKDASGPYNACAPEPVRNREFARRLGRALHRPALLPVPGLLLKAGLGELSTLLLGGQRARPVRLLAAGFTFRYNDLQSALDNLSRRL; encoded by the coding sequence ATGCATATATTGCTGACAGGCGGCACTGGCTTAATCGGCCAGCATCTTTGCCCGTTCTGGCTCGCTCAGGGGCATCGCCTGACCGTGTGGAGCCGGCGCCCTGATCAAGTTGCGCGCCTATGTGGCAGCGGGGTGCGCGGGATTGCCCAGCTGGAGGAACTTGCCGCAGACGAGCCGGTGGACGCAGTGATCAACCTGGCTGGCGCGCCGATTGCCGACCGGCCCTGGACCGCAGCCCGGCGCAATGTGCTGTGGGCCAGCCGTATCAGCCTTACTGAGCAATTGCTGGGCTGGCTCGGTACCCGCGAGCAACGTCCCGAAGTGCTTATTTCGGGGTCTGCGGTGGGCTGGTATGGCGATGGCGGTGAGCGTGAATTGACCGAGGCATCGCCGCCGGTGCGCGAGGATTTCGCCAGCCAACTGTGCATTGCCTGGGAGGAAACCGCGCAGCGCGCGCAGGCCCTTGGGCTGCGCGTAGTGTTGGTGCGCACGGGGTTGGTGCTGGCCAGCGATGGCGGTTTCCTGTCGCGCCTGCGCCTGCCGTTCAAGCTTGGGCTGGGCGGCCCGTTGGGCAATGGGCGGCAGTGGATGCCTTGGGTGCATATAGACGACCAGGTTGCCCTGATAGATTTTCTCTTGCGGCATAAGGACGCCAGTGGTCCTTATAATGCCTGCGCGCCAGAGCCTGTGCGTAACCGCGAATTCGCCCGGCGCCTGGGCCGGGCCCTGCACCGGCCTGCGCTACTGCCGGTACCTGGCCTGCTGCTGAAGGCGGGCCTTGGAGAGCTGTCGACGCTGTTGCTTGGTGGCCAGCGGGCACGTCCTGTGCGTTTGCTGGCCGCAGGCTTCACGTTCCGTTACAACGATCTGCAATCGGCCCTGGACAACCTGTCCAGGCGCCTCTGA
- a CDS encoding NAD(P)/FAD-dependent oxidoreductase has protein sequence MTVPIAIIGAGIAGLSAAQALQKAGQSVHLFDKGHGSGGRMASKRSEAGALDLGAQYFTARDRRFVEQVQQWVAAGWAEQWKPQLYNYRDGELTPSPDEQTRWVGVPRMSAITRGMLKDVTVNFGCRIAEVFRGKQYWHLQDTEGCSHGPFSRVVIAVPAPQATPLLAATPKLAAVAAGVVMEPTWAVALAFQTPLDTPMQGCFVQDNPLDWLARNRSKPGRDEQLDTWVLHATSTWSKQHIDLAKEEVIEQLWGEFAELVGCVVPAPSFSVAHRWLYARPAGSHEWGALADADQGLYACGDWCLSGRVEGAWLSGQEAARRLLEHLE, from the coding sequence ATGACAGTACCTATTGCCATCATCGGTGCCGGTATCGCCGGCCTTTCCGCTGCCCAGGCCCTGCAAAAGGCCGGACAATCCGTTCACTTGTTCGACAAAGGCCACGGCAGTGGCGGGCGCATGGCCAGCAAACGCAGCGAGGCCGGGGCGCTCGATCTGGGCGCCCAATACTTCACTGCGCGCGACCGGCGCTTCGTCGAGCAGGTGCAGCAATGGGTAGCCGCCGGCTGGGCCGAACAGTGGAAACCGCAGCTGTACAACTACCGTGACGGCGAACTGACTCCCTCGCCCGACGAGCAGACCCGCTGGGTAGGCGTGCCCCGCATGAGCGCGATCACCCGCGGCATGCTCAAGGACGTCACGGTGAACTTTGGCTGCCGCATTGCCGAAGTGTTTCGCGGCAAGCAGTACTGGCACCTTCAGGATACCGAAGGCTGCAGCCATGGCCCGTTCAGCCGCGTTGTGATCGCCGTGCCCGCGCCCCAGGCCACGCCGCTGCTTGCGGCGACCCCCAAACTGGCCGCCGTGGCAGCAGGCGTGGTGATGGAACCCACATGGGCCGTTGCCTTGGCCTTTCAGACACCGCTGGACACACCGATGCAGGGCTGCTTCGTGCAGGACAACCCGCTCGACTGGTTGGCACGCAACCGTAGCAAGCCAGGCCGCGATGAGCAGCTCGATACCTGGGTACTGCATGCCACATCCACGTGGAGCAAGCAGCATATCGACCTGGCCAAGGAAGAAGTAATCGAGCAGCTATGGGGAGAATTCGCCGAACTGGTCGGCTGCGTGGTGCCCGCACCGTCCTTCTCCGTGGCACACCGCTGGTTGTATGCGCGGCCGGCCGGTAGTCACGAATGGGGCGCACTGGCCGATGCCGACCAAGGGCTCTATGCCTGCGGCGACTGGTGTCTGTCTGGCCGCGTGGAAGGCGCCTGGCTCAGCGGTCAGGAGGCGGCCCGACGGCTGTTGGAGCATCTTGAATAA
- a CDS encoding YbgA family protein produces MHDPSAQSKPRIAISSCLTGHSVRYNGGHKSSDLCRTQLEEHFDWLPVCPEVAIGLGIPRDPIRLVGDPEHPAVVGTRDPGMDVTGPLASYGEQMAAELDDICGYIFMQKSPSCGLERVKVYQDNGHPAAQGGRGAYAAAFCARRPDLPVEEEGRLHDPVLRENFISRVYAYADWQRLLTEGLSRGALVRFHSRYKYLLMANNPQAYRQLGRLLGSMSRDDDPQVIGPRYFSQLMQALRRCASRGTHGNVLQHLSGYFKDALTQQDKAELQHIIDQYQQGVVPLVVPLTLLKHYLRKHPDPYLQQQAYLQPHPDSLGLRNAV; encoded by the coding sequence ATGCACGATCCATCCGCCCAGAGTAAGCCCCGCATTGCCATCAGCTCATGCCTGACAGGCCACAGTGTGCGCTACAACGGCGGGCACAAGTCGTCCGATCTGTGCCGCACCCAACTGGAAGAACACTTCGATTGGCTACCGGTCTGCCCCGAAGTCGCCATCGGCCTGGGGATACCCCGAGACCCGATCCGCCTGGTCGGTGACCCCGAACATCCCGCCGTGGTTGGGACACGCGACCCTGGCATGGACGTCACTGGCCCGCTCGCCAGTTACGGCGAACAAATGGCCGCTGAGCTGGACGATATCTGTGGCTACATTTTCATGCAGAAGTCGCCGTCCTGCGGGCTGGAGCGGGTCAAGGTCTACCAGGATAACGGTCACCCGGCAGCACAGGGCGGCAGAGGCGCCTATGCAGCGGCCTTCTGCGCCCGTCGTCCGGACCTGCCGGTCGAAGAAGAGGGTCGCTTGCACGACCCGGTCCTGCGCGAGAACTTCATCAGCCGCGTCTACGCCTATGCGGACTGGCAGCGCCTGCTGACCGAGGGTTTGAGCCGTGGCGCACTGGTGCGCTTCCATTCGCGCTACAAATACCTGCTAATGGCCAACAACCCGCAGGCTTACCGACAGCTTGGGCGCCTGCTTGGCAGCATGAGCCGGGACGATGACCCTCAAGTCATCGGGCCCCGCTATTTCAGCCAGTTGATGCAGGCGCTGCGTCGCTGCGCTAGTCGCGGTACCCATGGCAACGTACTGCAGCACCTCAGTGGCTATTTCAAAGACGCACTGACGCAGCAGGACAAGGCCGAGCTGCAACACATCATCGACCAGTACCAGCAAGGGGTCGTACCGCTCGTGGTACCGCTGACCTTACTCAAACACTATCTGCGCAAGCACCCTGACCCGTACCTGCAGCAACAGGCCTACTTGCAGCCACACCCTGACAGCCTGGGGCTACGTAATGCTGTCTGA
- a CDS encoding MerR family transcriptional regulator yields the protein MLSEAPMPIGELARRTGVNPVTLRAWERRYGLLKPQRTAKGHRLYGRDQVERVEAILAWLERGASVGQVRELLDKPPGAAPQGDWQTRQQQLIEAIANLSQRSLDQQLNQAMALYPAITLCEKLLLPLLDSLAQRWCNYFNARLEQVFFHTWLRSKLGARVYHDNQSLHGPAVLLAEDSEHAFDPSLWLYAWLLSSSGIPVEVLENPVSGVELQRAVTALQPRAVLLHLGPRIESRALLRTLQGIAGTKLLGGATISLHQAQVQAFGLPELFLFDTPQAALRTLQGNDRPPVE from the coding sequence ATGCTGTCTGAAGCGCCCATGCCCATCGGTGAACTGGCACGCCGCACCGGTGTGAATCCGGTAACCTTGCGCGCTTGGGAGCGGCGCTATGGGCTGCTGAAGCCGCAACGTACCGCCAAGGGCCACCGCCTGTATGGCCGCGATCAGGTCGAACGTGTCGAAGCGATCCTGGCTTGGCTGGAACGGGGCGCATCGGTCGGCCAAGTGCGCGAGCTGCTCGACAAGCCACCCGGCGCTGCCCCGCAAGGCGACTGGCAAACCCGCCAGCAACAGTTGATAGAGGCCATCGCCAACCTGTCCCAGCGCAGCCTCGACCAGCAACTGAATCAAGCCATGGCGCTGTATCCGGCCATCACCCTGTGCGAAAAATTGCTGCTGCCATTGCTAGATAGCCTGGCTCAACGTTGGTGCAATTATTTCAATGCCAGGCTCGAACAGGTGTTCTTCCACACTTGGCTGCGCAGCAAGCTGGGGGCGCGGGTCTATCACGACAATCAGTCACTGCACGGCCCGGCCGTGCTGCTGGCCGAAGACAGTGAACACGCCTTCGACCCCAGCCTCTGGCTTTATGCCTGGCTGCTGAGCAGCAGTGGCATCCCTGTCGAAGTGCTTGAAAACCCCGTGAGCGGAGTGGAGTTGCAACGCGCCGTCACCGCCCTGCAACCTCGCGCTGTGCTGCTGCACCTGGGCCCGCGCATCGAAAGCAGGGCCCTGCTCCGTACCCTTCAGGGGATAGCGGGGACGAAGCTGCTGGGCGGTGCCACGATCTCCCTTCACCAAGCCCAAGTGCAAGCCTTCGGCCTGCCCGAGCTTTTCCTGTTCGATACCCCGCAGGCGGCATTGCGCACGCTGCAAGGTAATGACCGCCCGCCTGTAGAGTAG
- the phrB gene encoding deoxyribodipyrimidine photo-lyase yields MQLIWLRSDLRVNDNTALSAACERGPAVALWLASPGQWQAHDDAACKVDFWLRNLRDLRQSLEGLNIPLLVRRIDTWDQAAQTLLDVCRQHKIEAVHWNDEYGINENSRDQATRALLEASGVQAHNYLDQLLFRPGSVLTRSGDYFQVFSQFKKVCLEHLHRSLPSQAPRVKRQAPVGIASDPIPQHIEGFDKPSRALSEHWPAGEDEAQARLSRFVDETIEDYHHLRDLPAKPGTSQLSAYLAAGVISPRQCLHAALASNRGEFDSGSTGTQTWINELLWREFYKHILTGYPQVSRHRAFRTHTELLPWRDAPADLEAWEQGRTGFPIIDAAMRQLLHTGWMHNRLRMIVAMFLSKNLLIDWRLGERHFMRHLIDGDLAANNGGWQWSASTGTDAVPYFRIFNPVSQSQRFDPQGHFIRHWVPELRGLDEKSIHQPTQNKDLFADNSYHRPIVDLSSSRQRALEAFKGLSRSQGEGTAY; encoded by the coding sequence ATGCAACTGATCTGGCTGCGCAGCGACCTGCGCGTCAACGACAACACCGCCCTGAGCGCCGCCTGCGAACGCGGCCCTGCCGTGGCCTTGTGGCTAGCCAGCCCAGGCCAGTGGCAGGCGCACGACGACGCTGCCTGCAAGGTCGACTTCTGGCTGCGTAACCTGCGCGACCTGCGACAGTCACTGGAGGGCCTTAATATTCCGTTGTTGGTGCGCAGGATCGACACCTGGGACCAGGCGGCCCAAACGCTGCTCGACGTATGCCGCCAGCACAAGATCGAAGCGGTGCACTGGAACGATGAGTACGGCATCAACGAAAACAGCCGCGACCAGGCGACCCGCGCGCTATTGGAAGCCTCCGGCGTTCAGGCTCACAACTACCTCGATCAGCTGTTGTTCCGCCCCGGTAGCGTGCTGACCCGCAGTGGTGATTACTTCCAGGTCTTCAGTCAGTTCAAGAAAGTCTGCCTGGAACACCTGCACCGAAGCCTGCCGTCGCAAGCGCCTCGGGTAAAGCGCCAGGCCCCCGTAGGCATCGCCAGCGACCCCATTCCACAGCACATCGAAGGCTTCGACAAACCATCGCGCGCCCTGAGCGAACACTGGCCTGCGGGCGAGGACGAAGCGCAAGCCCGACTGTCACGCTTCGTGGACGAAACCATCGAGGATTACCACCACCTGCGCGACCTGCCGGCAAAACCTGGCACCAGCCAACTCTCGGCCTACCTGGCGGCCGGGGTAATCTCGCCCCGCCAGTGCCTGCACGCCGCACTGGCGAGCAACCGCGGCGAGTTCGACAGTGGTAGTACCGGCACCCAGACCTGGATCAACGAATTACTCTGGCGCGAGTTCTACAAGCATATCCTGACCGGTTATCCACAGGTGTCACGCCACCGAGCATTCCGCACACACACCGAATTACTGCCTTGGCGCGACGCCCCTGCCGACCTTGAGGCTTGGGAACAGGGACGCACCGGGTTCCCTATCATTGACGCGGCCATGCGTCAGTTGCTGCACACCGGATGGATGCACAATCGTCTGCGCATGATCGTCGCCATGTTCCTCAGCAAGAACCTGCTGATCGACTGGCGCCTGGGCGAACGGCACTTCATGCGTCACCTGATCGACGGAGATCTGGCTGCAAACAATGGCGGCTGGCAGTGGAGCGCCTCCACGGGCACAGACGCGGTACCTTACTTCCGTATTTTCAATCCCGTTTCGCAGTCGCAACGCTTCGACCCACAGGGGCACTTCATTCGCCACTGGGTACCCGAGTTGCGCGGGCTGGATGAAAAAAGTATCCATCAGCCTACGCAAAACAAGGATCTTTTCGCTGATAATTCGTACCATCGTCCTATAGTTGACCTTAGTAGTAGCCGCCAGCGTGCACTGGAGGCCTTCAAGGGGTTATCGCGCAGCCAGGGTGAGGGGACCGCGTATTGA
- a CDS encoding SDR family oxidoreductase encodes MNHPRIFWVTGASSGLGLALVEQLLGLGHRVATSGKDCQALDALAAHHGSRLLRLPWQLHDEDQAASACLQLCHAWGSLDSLIINAGASDYLPDTVAVTDVFETIVSSNQLAAEHCLGQVLPLLVKGDKPQVMAIFNRYSALQLYAPTQVTAGWNNTPQWFREARQSLKNQGIDLTVVAPHSLKTPVTSAMAYPEEWTPQSAAQELLQRLPLREPELVLEVTNLSSLWPLSR; translated from the coding sequence TTGAATCATCCGCGAATTTTCTGGGTTACGGGGGCTAGTAGCGGTCTGGGCTTGGCCTTGGTGGAGCAGTTGCTCGGGCTAGGGCACCGGGTAGCGACTAGTGGCAAGGATTGCCAAGCGCTCGACGCCTTGGCAGCGCACCACGGCAGCCGTCTGTTGCGCCTGCCATGGCAGTTGCATGACGAGGACCAGGCGGCCAGCGCATGCCTTCAGCTTTGTCATGCCTGGGGGTCGCTGGACAGCCTGATCATCAATGCAGGGGCCAGCGATTATCTGCCGGATACGGTAGCGGTCACAGACGTGTTCGAGACGATCGTAAGCAGTAACCAACTGGCGGCCGAGCACTGCCTGGGCCAGGTTTTACCGTTGCTGGTGAAAGGCGACAAGCCGCAGGTAATGGCAATTTTCAACCGTTATTCAGCCTTGCAGTTGTATGCGCCCACGCAAGTGACAGCAGGCTGGAACAACACACCGCAGTGGTTTCGCGAGGCGCGTCAATCGCTGAAAAATCAGGGCATTGACCTGACAGTGGTGGCGCCGCACTCATTGAAGACGCCAGTCACGTCAGCGATGGCCTATCCTGAAGAGTGGACGCCACAGAGCGCAGCCCAGGAGCTGCTGCAACGCTTGCCACTGCGCGAGCCGGAGCTTGTGCTGGAGGTCACCAACCTGAGTAGCTTGTGGCCATTGTCACGCTAA
- a CDS encoding acyloxyacyl hydrolase: MRKLLGLAAAAAVTLGQIAVVQAADVSLSVGQTGDSTQVYRLGLQSNWDASWWQTSVGRLTGYWDGAYTYWDGDETASNHSLSFAPVFVYEFAGESVKPYIEAGIGVAAFASTELESNELGSSFQFEDRIGFGLRFAGGHEIGVRAIHYSNAGIKQPNDGVESYSLHYRMAL; this comes from the coding sequence ATGAGGAAACTGCTCGGCTTGGCGGCGGCTGCCGCCGTCACTTTGGGACAAATCGCGGTAGTACAAGCTGCCGATGTTTCGTTATCGGTAGGGCAAACGGGTGATTCCACCCAGGTTTATCGTCTGGGCCTTCAGTCCAACTGGGATGCTAGCTGGTGGCAGACGAGCGTCGGTCGGCTGACCGGTTATTGGGATGGGGCTTACACCTATTGGGATGGCGACGAGACGGCGAGCAACCATAGCCTGTCTTTCGCACCTGTATTCGTCTACGAGTTTGCCGGTGAGTCGGTGAAGCCTTACATCGAGGCGGGCATCGGTGTGGCTGCATTTGCCAGCACTGAGCTTGAAAGCAACGAGTTGGGTTCGTCGTTCCAGTTCGAAGACCGAATCGGTTTCGGGCTGCGTTTTGCAGGTGGGCATGAGATTGGAGTGCGGGCAATCCACTATTCCAATGCCGGCATCAAACAGCCCAATGATGGAGTCGAGAGTTACAGCCTGCATTACCGCATGGCACTGTAA
- the murI gene encoding glutamate racemase — protein sequence MAERSAPVGVMDSGVGGLSVLAEIQRLLPSESLLYVADCGHVPYGEKTPDYIRQRCRRIAEFFQAQGAKAMVLACNTATVAAVADLRERYPDWPLVGMEPAVKPAAAATRSGVVGVLATTGTLQSAKFAALLDRFANDVRVVTQPCPGLVELIETGDLGSLQLRQLLLGYVQPLLAAGCDTLILGCTHYPFLRPLLAGMVPADVAIIDTGAAVARQLKRLLAARELLADGPARDAAFWSSADPRSLENILPVLWNTSGSVQRLQL from the coding sequence ATGGCTGAGCGCTCGGCACCGGTCGGCGTGATGGACTCCGGGGTCGGCGGTTTGTCGGTCCTGGCTGAGATCCAACGCTTGCTGCCCAGCGAGTCGCTGCTCTATGTGGCCGATTGCGGGCATGTGCCGTATGGCGAGAAAACCCCCGACTACATCCGGCAGCGCTGCCGGCGCATTGCCGAGTTTTTCCAGGCGCAAGGTGCCAAGGCGATGGTCCTGGCCTGCAACACCGCAACGGTGGCAGCAGTTGCCGACCTGCGTGAGCGTTACCCCGACTGGCCGCTGGTAGGGATGGAGCCGGCAGTGAAGCCTGCCGCTGCTGCCACCCGTTCTGGCGTGGTCGGTGTGCTGGCCACTACCGGCACTTTGCAGAGCGCCAAGTTCGCCGCCTTGCTCGACCGCTTCGCCAACGATGTACGTGTGGTCACCCAGCCTTGCCCTGGGCTGGTCGAGCTGATCGAGACGGGTGACCTTGGTAGCCTGCAATTGCGCCAGCTTTTGCTTGGCTATGTGCAGCCCTTGCTTGCGGCAGGTTGCGATACGTTGATTCTCGGGTGTACCCATTACCCGTTCCTGCGCCCGCTGCTGGCCGGTATGGTGCCCGCCGATGTGGCTATCATCGATACCGGGGCTGCGGTGGCCCGGCAACTGAAACGGCTGTTGGCCGCACGCGAACTGCTGGCAGATGGGCCGGCGCGCGATGCTGCATTCTGGTCCAGCGCCGATCCGCGATCATTGGAAAACATCCTACCAGTGCTGTGGAACACCTCTGGCAGTGTGCAAAGGCTTCAGTTGTAA
- a CDS encoding molybdopterin-synthase adenylyltransferase MoeB, with protein MLTDQELLRYSRQILLAQVDIEGQLRLKQSKALIIGLGGLGSPVALYLAAAGVGELHLADFDTVDLTNLQRQVIHDSGSVGMSKVDSALQRLEAINPEITLVAHRQALDEDSLAAAVAAVDLVLDCSDNFGTREAVNAACFAHGKPLVSGAAIRLEGQLSVFDPRRDYSPCYHCLYGHGSEDELTCSEAGVIGPLVGLVGSLQALEAMKLLACFGEPLVGRLLLIDALGTRLRELRVKRDPACAVCGKRDG; from the coding sequence ATGCTGACCGATCAGGAGTTGTTGCGTTACAGCCGGCAAATTCTACTGGCACAGGTGGATATCGAAGGCCAGTTGCGCCTCAAGCAAAGCAAGGCGCTGATCATCGGGCTGGGTGGTCTTGGCTCGCCGGTGGCGCTCTACCTGGCAGCAGCGGGTGTAGGTGAGCTGCACCTGGCAGACTTCGATACCGTCGACCTGACCAACCTGCAGCGCCAGGTCATCCACGACAGTGGCAGCGTTGGCATGAGCAAGGTGGACTCGGCGCTGCAGCGGCTTGAGGCCATCAATCCTGAAATTACCTTGGTCGCCCATCGTCAGGCGCTGGACGAAGATTCACTGGCTGCTGCGGTAGCAGCCGTCGACCTGGTGCTGGACTGTTCCGACAACTTTGGTACCCGGGAGGCGGTCAACGCAGCTTGCTTCGCCCATGGCAAGCCGCTGGTCAGTGGTGCAGCCATCCGCCTCGAAGGGCAGCTGTCGGTGTTCGACCCTCGGCGCGATTACAGCCCTTGCTACCATTGCCTGTACGGCCATGGCAGCGAAGACGAGCTGACCTGCAGCGAAGCCGGAGTGATCGGCCCGCTGGTGGGGCTGGTCGGCAGCCTGCAGGCGCTGGAAGCCATGAAACTGCTGGCTTGTTTTGGTGAGCCGCTGGTGGGCCGTTTGCTGCTGATCGACGCACTGGGCACGCGCCTGCGTGAACTGCGGGTCAAGCGTGACCCGGCTTGTGCGGTATGTGGCAAACGCGATGGCTGA
- the prmC gene encoding peptide chain release factor N(5)-glutamine methyltransferase, giving the protein MTIIASLLRNAQLPDSPTARLDAELLLAAAIGKSRSYLHTWPERIVSSEDAQTYAGYLHRRRSGEPVAYILGQQGFWKLDLEVAPHTLIPRPDTELLVETALELQPATPAKVLDLGTGTGAIALALASECPAWQVTALDRVEEAVALAERNRQRLGLGNVKVLASHWFSALDGERFDLILSNPPYIAAEDPHLAAGDVRFEPSSALVAGADGLDDLRLIVGQAPAHLLPGGWLLLEHGYDQAPAVRALLTGQGFIEVASRKDLGGHERISLGRLPC; this is encoded by the coding sequence ATGACCATCATTGCCAGCCTGCTGCGCAACGCGCAACTTCCGGATTCGCCCACCGCACGCCTGGACGCCGAACTGCTGCTGGCGGCGGCCATCGGCAAATCACGCAGCTACCTGCACACATGGCCTGAGCGTATCGTCAGCAGCGAGGATGCGCAGACCTACGCGGGCTACCTGCATCGTCGCCGCAGCGGCGAGCCTGTTGCCTACATTCTGGGCCAACAGGGTTTCTGGAAACTCGACCTGGAAGTGGCACCCCACACGTTGATTCCGCGCCCTGATACCGAGCTTCTGGTCGAGACGGCGCTTGAGTTGCAGCCTGCAACGCCCGCCAAGGTGCTCGACCTGGGCACTGGAACCGGCGCGATAGCGTTGGCCTTGGCCAGCGAATGCCCGGCTTGGCAGGTCACGGCACTGGACCGGGTCGAGGAAGCGGTAGCGCTGGCTGAGCGTAATCGTCAGCGCTTGGGCCTGGGCAACGTCAAGGTGCTCGCCAGCCACTGGTTCAGTGCCTTGGACGGGGAGCGTTTCGACCTGATCCTCAGCAACCCGCCGTACATCGCTGCCGAAGACCCGCACCTGGCTGCCGGTGATGTGCGCTTCGAACCCAGCAGTGCACTGGTGGCCGGGGCCGATGGCCTGGACGACCTGCGGCTGATTGTTGGCCAGGCGCCGGCGCATCTGCTGCCCGGTGGCTGGCTGCTGCTCGAACACGGCTACGACCAGGCACCTGCCGTGCGTGCGCTGCTGACCGGGCAAGGCTTCATCGAGGTGGCCAGCCGCAAGGACCTGGGCGGCCACGAACGTATTTCCCTGGGGCGCCTGCCATGCTGA
- the prfA gene encoding peptide chain release factor 1 yields MKASLLNKLDTLQDRFEELTALLGDAEVISDQARFRAYSREYSEVEPVIGAYKEWRKVQDDLEGAQALLKDADPDMREMAVEEVREAKEQLVGLESQLQRMLLPKDPNDGRNVFLEIRAGTGGDEAAIFSGDLFRMYSRYAERRGWRLEILSENEGEHGGYKEIIARVEGDSVYGKLKFESGAHRVQRVPETESQGRIHTSACTVAVLPEPDEQVAIEINPADLRVDTYRASGAGGQHVNKTDSAIRITHLPTGIVVECQEERSQHKNRARAMSWLSAKLNDMQTSAAQNAIASERKLLVGSGDRSERIRTYNYPQGRVTDHRINLTLYSLDDILAGGVDAVIEPLLAEYQADQLAALGD; encoded by the coding sequence ATGAAAGCGTCGCTGCTGAACAAACTGGACACGCTCCAGGACCGCTTCGAGGAACTCACCGCCTTGCTCGGTGATGCCGAAGTCATTTCCGACCAGGCGCGCTTTCGCGCCTATTCTCGCGAATACTCCGAAGTGGAGCCGGTGATCGGCGCCTATAAAGAGTGGCGCAAGGTGCAGGACGACCTCGAAGGTGCCCAGGCGCTGCTCAAGGACGCCGACCCCGATATGCGCGAAATGGCCGTGGAGGAAGTGCGCGAAGCCAAGGAGCAGCTGGTGGGGCTGGAGTCGCAGCTGCAGCGCATGCTGTTGCCCAAAGACCCTAATGACGGGCGCAACGTATTCCTCGAAATTCGCGCCGGCACCGGCGGCGACGAGGCGGCCATCTTCTCGGGCGATCTGTTCCGCATGTATTCGCGCTATGCCGAACGGCGCGGCTGGCGCCTCGAGATTCTCTCCGAGAACGAAGGCGAGCACGGCGGCTATAAAGAGATCATCGCCCGCGTCGAAGGCGACAGCGTTTATGGCAAGCTCAAGTTCGAGTCTGGCGCGCACCGCGTGCAGCGGGTGCCTGAAACCGAATCGCAGGGCCGTATCCACACCTCGGCGTGCACCGTCGCGGTACTGCCGGAGCCGGATGAACAAGTGGCTATCGAGATCAATCCGGCTGATTTGCGCGTGGACACCTACCGCGCATCCGGCGCCGGTGGTCAGCACGTCAACAAGACCGACTCGGCCATCCGTATCACGCACTTGCCTACCGGCATCGTGGTGGAGTGCCAGGAGGAGCGTTCGCAGCACAAGAACCGGGCCCGAGCCATGTCCTGGCTGTCGGCCAAGCTCAATGACATGCAGACCAGCGCCGCGCAGAACGCCATCGCCAGTGAGCGTAAACTGTTGGTAGGTTCGGGCGACCGCTCAGAACGAATCCGTACCTACAATTATCCACAGGGGCGGGTGACCGATCACCGTATCAACCTGACCCTGTATTCCCTCGACGATATCCTGGCCGGGGGTGTGGACGCTGTGATCGAACCGTTGCTGGCCGAGTACCAGGCTGATCAGCTGGCGGCATTGGGGGACTGA